In the Catharus ustulatus isolate bCatUst1 chromosome 18, bCatUst1.pri.v2, whole genome shotgun sequence genome, one interval contains:
- the CDK2AP1 gene encoding cyclin-dependent kinase 2-associated protein 1 isoform X2: protein MNAEYFGLGRRRALGSCGSHRDFPLGAGSVHSPSTSMATSAQYRQLINDYGPPSLGYTQGMQGTSSSQVPQSKYAELLAIIEELGKEIRPTYAGSKSAMERLKRGIIHARGLVRECLAETERNARS from the exons ATGAATGCTGAATATTTTGGTCTCGGCCGACGgagggctctgggcagctgtggaTCTCACAGGGATTTTCCTCTGGGAG ctgggagtgtTCACTCTCCCTCCACAAGTATGGCAACATCAGCACAATACAGACAGCTCATAAATGACTATGGCCCCCCATCTCTAGGCTATACACAAGGGATGCAG GGCACCAGCAGCAGTCAAGTACCACAGAGCAAATATGCAGAACTTCTAGCTATCATAGAAGAATTAGGAAAAGAGATTAGACCTACATATGCTGGGAGTAAAAGTGCGATGGAGAGACTAAAAAGAG GCATCATCCATGCTAGAGGATTAGTTCGGGAATGCCTGGCCGAGACGGAACGAAATGCACGATCCTAG